A window from Parambassis ranga chromosome 13, fParRan2.1, whole genome shotgun sequence encodes these proteins:
- the LOC114444641 gene encoding centrosomal protein of 295 kDa-like isoform X1 translates to MKSEAPPHRAGTKPAGARAETSGVTRQKKNPPPPIVAESRLKRVDEVKLCSTEQRKKNLAEMHQRTQRLYEQLDEVKHQKALKSRQEDYAKNRLKAKEFHKKTLQKLHAKQTRL, encoded by the exons ATGAAgtcagaagctcctccacaCAGGGCTGGTACCAAGCCAGCAGGAGCACGGGCTGAGACATCTGGAGTCACCAGGCAGAAGAAGAACCCGCCTCCACCCATAG TGGCTGAATCCAGACTAAAAAGGGTGGATGAGGTGAAGCTCTGCTCCACAGAGCAAAGGAAGAAGAATCTCGCGGAGATGCACCAGAGAACTCAGAG actgtaCGAGCAGCTGGACGAGGTGAAGCATCAAAAAGCCCTGAAGAGCAGGCAGGAGGATTATGCAAAAAACAGACTGAAGGCCAAAGAGTTCCACAAG AAAACTCTGCAGAAGCTTCATGCCAAACAGACCCGACTGTGA
- the LOC114444637 gene encoding scavenger receptor cysteine-rich type 1 protein M130-like, whose amino-acid sequence MTAAAAVCSQLDCGSVVSVQRAQSPPGRAQIHCSDSVRLVEGTNVCSGRLEVKSDQSWSSVCEDDFNLQNAEVVCRELGCGAPSVFKGGLYGAAEDPVWMRRFQCGGHESALLDCGSSQSTENSCSAGKAVGLTCSGTAAAFISGSELLLCFNHFH is encoded by the exons atgacagcagcagctgcagtgtgcagCCAGCTGGACTGTggctctgttgtttctgtacAACGGGCACAGAGTCCACCCGGCAGAGCACAGATCCACTGTTCAG actctgtcagactggttgaagggactaacgtgtgttcaggcagactggaggtgaagtctgaccagtcctggtcctcagtgtgtgaagatgacttTAACCTGCAGAATGCAGAGGTGGTCTGCAGGGAGCTCGGCTGTGGGGCTCCTTCGGTCTTCAAAGGGGGACTctatggagcagcagaggatccagtgtggatgaggaggttccagtgtggaggccatgagtctgctctgctggactgtggaagctcacagtccacagagaacagctgctcagctggaaaagctgttggactcacctgctcaggtacagctgcagctttcatttcaggTTCTGaacttctcctctgtttcaATCACTTTCACTAA